Proteins encoded by one window of Modestobacter marinus:
- a CDS encoding class I SAM-dependent methyltransferase, translated as MPPSDPVSPEAVDRLLAAPPEDAAEQSPAAPQERPSLRGRAVARARRTARAAAARRLGAVYQRAAEPVNRRLELMVRDAVDGDPAVEQVRELASRGSLDEDRLRHRDEAERVTRVNLELLKGEVRHVQELLDELGMAFAPATGLAGAGARFAELREAVHGLERRMRSSAGPTDPGRSTGPAAPSTADAPEGAAAGSLPDRSDQLESTLFDYVGFERRFRGDPEEILTTLVDRYGDLLRDHQPVVDIGCGRGELLGRLSEQDVAVIGIEPDPGMAVEARERGIEVHEELAGPWLRSVPDHSLGSIITTHVLEHLQLDDLIEVLELAVTKLRPGGVFISETPNPASLIVLGNSYLLDPTHVRPLHPSLLAFLCETAGFRDVRLQFFSPATGYHLPRVDLSGHREAPDWAVELAGSVDQGFSRLNEVLFGPQDYAVVATTPPAAD; from the coding sequence ATGCCCCCGTCTGACCCGGTCAGCCCCGAGGCCGTCGACCGGCTGCTGGCGGCGCCCCCCGAGGACGCCGCGGAGCAGTCACCGGCGGCTCCGCAGGAACGCCCGTCGCTCCGCGGACGCGCGGTCGCGCGTGCCCGCCGCACGGCACGAGCGGCCGCTGCGCGACGACTCGGGGCCGTCTACCAGCGTGCCGCAGAGCCGGTGAACCGCCGGCTCGAGCTGATGGTGCGCGACGCGGTGGACGGCGACCCAGCGGTCGAGCAGGTCCGCGAGCTCGCCAGCCGCGGGAGCCTGGACGAGGATCGGCTGCGCCACCGCGACGAGGCCGAGCGCGTGACCCGGGTCAACCTCGAGCTGCTCAAGGGCGAGGTCCGGCACGTGCAGGAGCTCCTCGACGAGCTAGGCATGGCCTTCGCACCCGCGACCGGCCTCGCCGGCGCCGGGGCCCGCTTCGCCGAGCTCCGCGAGGCCGTGCACGGTCTCGAGCGCCGGATGCGCAGCAGCGCCGGTCCGACCGACCCCGGGAGGTCGACCGGTCCGGCGGCACCGTCCACGGCCGACGCCCCCGAGGGCGCCGCTGCTGGGTCGCTGCCGGACCGGTCGGACCAGCTCGAGTCCACCCTCTTCGACTACGTCGGCTTCGAGCGCCGCTTCCGAGGCGACCCCGAGGAGATCCTCACCACGCTGGTCGACCGCTACGGCGACCTGCTCCGCGACCACCAGCCGGTGGTCGACATCGGCTGTGGCCGCGGCGAGCTGCTGGGCCGACTGTCCGAGCAGGACGTCGCGGTGATCGGGATCGAGCCCGATCCCGGGATGGCGGTCGAGGCACGTGAGCGTGGCATCGAGGTGCACGAGGAGCTGGCCGGTCCCTGGTTGCGGTCGGTGCCGGACCACTCGCTGGGTTCGATCATCACCACGCACGTCCTGGAGCACCTGCAGCTCGACGACCTCATCGAGGTGCTCGAGCTCGCCGTGACCAAGCTGCGACCGGGCGGGGTGTTCATCAGCGAGACGCCCAACCCCGCCTCGCTGATCGTGCTGGGCAACTCCTACCTCCTCGACCCGACGCACGTTCGCCCGCTGCACCCCAGCCTGCTGGCCTTCCTCTGCGAGACGGCCGGCTTCCGCGACGTCCGGCTGCAGTTCTTCTCCCCCGCCACCGGCTACCACCTCCCGCGGGTCGACCTCTCCGGGCACCGAGAAGCCCCGGACTGGGCGGTGGAGCTGGCCGGGTCCGTCGACCAGGGGTTCTCCCGACTGAACGAGGTGCTGTTCGGTCCGCAGGACTACGCGGTCGTCGCCACCACTCCTCCGGCGGCGGACTGA
- a CDS encoding glycosyltransferase family 4 protein: MQVGVVLEQLLAPVPGGTGRYAAEVAQALAATAGPQDGVRGWTAWHRRTAEAVVTGLRGRRRLPLPRRPLTVAWERGSWPGLRGVDLVHAPTLLAPLGGRGPVVVTVHDAVPWTHPETLTPRGVRWHRHMAERAAERAAALVVPTRAVATELARHLDVRCPLVVVGEGVSGRLARPTDASARRSALGVGAGGYVLTTATLEPRKGLDVLVRALAAPGAPDLPLVVTGQAGWGGVDLAGLAADAGLPAGRVRALGRVPDADLAALLDGAAALVVPSRAEGFGLPVLEGMAAGVPVVTSDAPALVEVGGGATVVTPVGDASALASALSSVVDDAVLRADLLARGATRAGEFSWTSAADRLWELYRGLVAPSTGRGRVISEG, translated from the coding sequence GTGCAGGTCGGAGTGGTCCTCGAGCAGTTGCTGGCGCCCGTTCCCGGAGGCACCGGTCGGTACGCGGCCGAGGTCGCGCAGGCGCTCGCCGCGACCGCTGGGCCACAGGACGGGGTGCGCGGTTGGACGGCGTGGCACCGGCGCACCGCCGAGGCCGTGGTCACCGGGCTGCGAGGACGGCGTCGGCTGCCACTGCCGAGGCGACCGTTGACGGTGGCGTGGGAGCGGGGCTCCTGGCCGGGGCTCCGGGGTGTCGACCTGGTCCACGCCCCGACCCTGCTGGCCCCGCTCGGCGGACGGGGCCCGGTGGTGGTCACGGTGCACGACGCGGTGCCCTGGACCCATCCCGAGACGTTGACCCCCCGGGGAGTGCGCTGGCATCGGCACATGGCCGAGCGGGCGGCCGAGCGGGCGGCCGCGCTGGTCGTGCCCACTCGGGCCGTCGCCACCGAGCTGGCCCGGCACCTGGACGTCCGCTGTCCGCTGGTGGTCGTGGGGGAGGGAGTGTCGGGCCGGCTGGCGCGGCCGACCGACGCGTCCGCCCGGCGTTCCGCGCTCGGTGTCGGGGCGGGCGGTTACGTGCTGACCACCGCGACGCTCGAACCGCGAAAGGGCCTGGACGTCCTGGTGCGCGCTCTGGCCGCGCCCGGGGCGCCGGACCTGCCGCTGGTGGTGACCGGGCAGGCCGGCTGGGGAGGGGTCGACCTCGCCGGGCTCGCCGCGGACGCCGGTCTGCCGGCCGGTCGGGTCCGGGCGCTCGGACGGGTGCCGGATGCCGACCTCGCCGCCCTGCTGGACGGTGCGGCAGCGTTGGTGGTGCCCAGCCGCGCCGAGGGCTTCGGTCTGCCGGTGCTCGAGGGGATGGCCGCCGGCGTCCCGGTCGTCACCTCCGACGCGCCGGCGCTCGTGGAGGTCGGCGGCGGGGCGACGGTGGTGACGCCGGTCGGCGACGCGTCGGCGCTGGCGTCGGCGTTGTCCTCGGTGGTGGACGACGCGGTTCTGCGCGCCGATCTCCTGGCGCGTGGCGCCACCCGTGCGGGCGAGTTCAGCTGGACCAGCGCAGCCGACCGGCTGTGGGAGCTCTACCGGGGGCTGGTGGCTCCGTCCACCGGTCGGGGCCGGGTGATCTCCGAGGGCTAG
- a CDS encoding acyltransferase family protein translates to MADRPVTTPRVTEPDPLVDAAPHTEAGVATDAVATRRGRLEFLDALRGIAALTVAVQHIGEAHWVEVLGWSHHWFRAGEFGVLVFFLCSGFIIPASMERRNDLTEFWIGRFFRLWPLYVLVMSLILLAYGLSDRLAPPAGYRVVGDSLLNLSMLQVFSSRPLVIGASWTLGYELVFYLLVSVLFVIGLHRRSATTATVLLVAALGLGGVGTLLALQLRPDQWWALPAAGFALLLAGLARVGRNRGQLAALVMGAVVVLALSNRPHPMYFVLLLLGSMFVGTVLYRWTTGQTSGRTAVGVYALGLVSTILTLRAWHIGYTEPISGATPQWWTEVLTFLAAYLLFGAALLTRQRSWPRVLTYLGTISYSVYLLHALVLIAFPAVPGGPWAGFAAMLAATLLGSVVTYHLVEKPAIAMGRRVTTARRRRVDGGTDSTPGGGQHPPSRQPAAAMGS, encoded by the coding sequence ATGGCCGATCGACCGGTGACGACCCCGCGGGTCACCGAGCCCGACCCCCTGGTCGATGCAGCCCCGCACACGGAGGCAGGCGTCGCGACGGACGCCGTCGCCACCCGGCGTGGACGGCTGGAGTTCCTGGATGCGCTGCGGGGCATCGCCGCGCTCACCGTGGCCGTCCAGCACATCGGCGAAGCCCACTGGGTCGAGGTCCTCGGGTGGTCACACCACTGGTTCCGGGCCGGCGAGTTCGGGGTTCTGGTGTTCTTCCTGTGCAGCGGTTTCATCATCCCGGCCTCCATGGAGCGCCGGAACGACCTCACCGAGTTCTGGATCGGCCGGTTCTTCCGGCTGTGGCCCCTGTACGTGCTGGTGATGTCGCTCATCCTGCTGGCGTACGGCCTGAGCGATCGGCTCGCGCCGCCGGCCGGCTACCGGGTCGTCGGCGACTCGCTGCTCAACCTGAGCATGCTGCAGGTCTTCAGCTCCCGTCCCCTCGTCATCGGCGCCTCCTGGACGCTCGGGTACGAGCTGGTCTTCTACCTGCTCGTCTCCGTCCTGTTCGTGATCGGCCTGCACCGCCGTTCGGCGACCACGGCCACCGTGCTGCTCGTGGCCGCACTGGGGCTGGGTGGCGTGGGCACGCTGTTGGCGCTGCAACTGCGACCGGACCAGTGGTGGGCGCTGCCCGCCGCCGGCTTCGCCCTGCTGCTGGCCGGGCTCGCCCGCGTGGGTCGCAACCGCGGCCAGCTCGCCGCCCTGGTGATGGGTGCCGTGGTCGTGCTGGCACTGTCCAACCGTCCGCACCCGATGTACTTCGTGCTGCTCCTTCTGGGCTCGATGTTCGTCGGCACCGTCCTGTACCGCTGGACCACCGGGCAGACCTCCGGGCGCACCGCGGTCGGCGTCTACGCCCTCGGGCTGGTCTCCACCATTCTGACCCTGCGCGCCTGGCACATCGGCTACACCGAACCGATCAGCGGCGCAACGCCGCAGTGGTGGACCGAGGTGCTCACCTTCCTGGCCGCATACCTCCTCTTCGGCGCGGCGCTGCTCACTCGGCAGCGGTCCTGGCCGCGCGTGCTGACGTACCTGGGCACGATCAGCTACTCCGTCTACCTGCTGCACGCGCTCGTGCTGATCGCCTTCCCCGCCGTCCCCGGTGGGCCGTGGGCCGGCTTCGCCGCGATGCTGGCGGCCACGCTGCTCGGGTCGGTGGTCACCTACCACCTGGTGGAGAAGCCCGCGATCGCGATGGGCCGCCGGGTCACCACCGCCCGGCGCCGCCGGGTCGACGGGGGCACCGACAGCACGCCGGGCGGCGGACAGCACCCCCCTTCGCGGCAGCCTGCCGCCGCGATGGGGAGCTGA
- a CDS encoding glycosyltransferase family 4 protein — MSDISSVTSVDRTGRIGLVPARFGEGMVGGAEIVLAEMAKRLQARGWDVEILTTTALDHFRWDNVLPAGESVEQGLNVRRFPAVFDDTPERGALDVAVATGQPLSLLQQQRWINSGMRSPELYHHLLDRAEDYRGLIYGPYVFWPAYACSQLLPEKSMLWTCLHDEPAAHLDLFDPVLSGIAGLFLQTEPEHALAHRVTRRLAPHSVVGCGVEVPESYDPAGFRQRYGLPERFVLYAGRREGAKGWEDMLAAYARAVETRGLPLALVTFGSGEVNPPASVADRVFDLGFLPDAERDNAFAAAEAYLQPSRYEAFSRTVMEAWLAGTPVIANGGSDVVRWHCERSGAGLVYDDESEFAECLSFVADAPDLARQLAAGGRDYVLSNYTWDRVLDGVEEGLTTWTTA; from the coding sequence GTGAGCGACATCAGCTCGGTCACGTCAGTCGACCGGACGGGGCGTATCGGCCTGGTCCCGGCGCGGTTCGGCGAGGGCATGGTGGGCGGTGCGGAGATCGTGCTGGCCGAGATGGCCAAGCGTCTCCAGGCCCGCGGGTGGGACGTCGAGATCCTGACGACGACCGCCCTGGACCACTTCCGGTGGGACAACGTCCTCCCGGCCGGGGAGTCGGTGGAGCAGGGGCTGAACGTCCGTCGCTTCCCGGCGGTCTTCGACGACACCCCCGAGCGTGGTGCACTCGACGTCGCCGTCGCGACCGGTCAGCCGTTGTCCCTCCTGCAGCAGCAGCGATGGATCAACTCCGGCATGCGATCCCCAGAGCTGTACCACCACCTGCTCGACCGCGCCGAGGACTACCGGGGTCTGATCTACGGGCCGTACGTGTTCTGGCCGGCCTACGCCTGCAGCCAGCTGCTCCCCGAGAAGAGCATGCTGTGGACGTGCCTGCACGACGAGCCGGCCGCCCACCTCGACCTGTTCGACCCGGTGTTGTCCGGCATCGCGGGCCTGTTCCTCCAGACCGAGCCCGAGCACGCCCTGGCGCATCGGGTGACGCGGCGACTGGCCCCGCACTCGGTGGTGGGCTGCGGCGTGGAGGTGCCCGAGTCCTACGACCCCGCCGGCTTCCGCCAGCGATACGGGCTGCCCGAGCGGTTCGTCCTCTACGCCGGCCGCCGCGAGGGTGCCAAGGGCTGGGAGGACATGCTCGCCGCCTACGCGCGCGCCGTGGAGACCCGTGGTCTGCCGCTGGCCCTGGTGACGTTCGGGTCCGGTGAGGTGAATCCGCCCGCATCCGTCGCGGACCGGGTCTTCGACCTCGGTTTCCTCCCGGATGCCGAGCGCGACAACGCCTTCGCTGCCGCCGAGGCGTATCTGCAGCCCAGCCGGTACGAGGCCTTCTCGCGCACGGTCATGGAGGCATGGCTGGCGGGCACCCCCGTCATCGCCAACGGCGGCAGTGACGTGGTGCGGTGGCACTGTGAACGGTCCGGAGCCGGGCTGGTCTACGACGACGAGTCGGAGTTCGCCGAGTGCCTGTCCTTCGTCGCCGACGCCCCCGACCTGGCCCGTCAGCTGGCGGCCGGGGGACGCGACTACGTGCTGTCCAACTACACCTGGGACCGGGTCCTGGACGGTGTCGAGGAGGGGCTGACGACATGGACGACGGCGTGA
- a CDS encoding ABC transporter ATP-binding protein, which translates to MTDVIRVHDVSKQFALRKDKSLKERLVNARRSKEHAESFWALRDIDLTFTSGSTTGLIGHNGSGKSTLLKVIGGILTPTSGYVERRGRLAALLELGAGFHGDLTGRENVYLNASILGLSRRQTDEYFEEIVDFSGIEEFIDTQVKFYSSGMYVRLAFAVAVHVDPEILLVDEVLSVGDEPFQRKCLDRIRRFQREGRTIVFVSHGLDQVRQLCDRAVLLDHGQMLLDGTPTQAVRAFRDLNQEAEETSGEDEDVLELGDRRVTISDVSVAGPDGRPVRTIPTGGGLSLSFQVETARPLSDWIVGVAVEDTGGQVVWGANSDKLGVELPDLPAGRHQVVVRFPNVPLTESVYQCSIAIADTGNRTVFHRVNRLATFRVVTNVVEDGTVHLDPEYRVAGRDVSASLVVPESVASEA; encoded by the coding sequence GTGACCGACGTCATCCGCGTGCACGACGTGTCGAAGCAGTTCGCCCTCCGCAAGGACAAGTCGCTCAAGGAGCGGCTGGTCAACGCCCGGCGGTCCAAGGAGCACGCCGAGTCCTTCTGGGCGCTGCGAGACATCGACCTGACCTTCACCTCGGGCAGCACCACCGGGCTGATCGGTCACAACGGCTCGGGGAAGAGCACGCTGCTGAAGGTGATCGGCGGCATCCTCACGCCGACCAGCGGCTACGTGGAGCGCCGTGGCCGGCTGGCCGCCCTCCTGGAGCTCGGCGCCGGCTTCCACGGTGACCTGACCGGCCGGGAGAACGTCTACCTGAACGCCTCGATCCTCGGTCTGTCGCGTCGGCAGACCGACGAGTACTTCGAGGAGATCGTGGACTTCTCCGGCATCGAGGAGTTCATCGACACCCAGGTGAAGTTCTACTCCAGCGGCATGTACGTCCGGTTGGCCTTCGCCGTCGCCGTCCACGTCGACCCGGAGATCCTGCTGGTCGACGAGGTGCTCTCGGTCGGCGACGAGCCGTTCCAGCGCAAGTGCCTGGACCGGATCCGCCGGTTCCAGCGTGAGGGCCGCACGATCGTGTTCGTCAGCCACGGCCTGGACCAGGTGCGGCAGTTGTGCGACCGGGCGGTGCTGCTCGACCACGGCCAGATGCTCCTGGACGGCACCCCCACGCAGGCGGTCCGCGCCTTCCGGGACCTCAACCAGGAGGCCGAGGAGACCAGCGGCGAGGACGAGGACGTGCTGGAGCTCGGGGACCGCCGGGTCACCATCTCCGACGTCTCCGTCGCCGGGCCCGACGGACGGCCGGTGCGCACCATCCCCACGGGAGGCGGGCTGTCGCTCTCCTTCCAAGTGGAGACCGCCCGCCCACTGAGCGACTGGATCGTCGGTGTCGCGGTTGAGGACACCGGCGGCCAGGTGGTCTGGGGAGCCAACAGCGACAAGCTGGGGGTCGAGCTGCCCGACCTGCCCGCCGGTCGGCACCAGGTCGTCGTGCGCTTCCCGAACGTGCCGCTCACCGAGAGCGTCTACCAGTGCAGCATCGCCATCGCCGACACCGGCAACCGCACGGTGTTCCACCGGGTGAACCGGCTGGCGACGTTCCGCGTGGTCACCAACGTGGTCGAGGACGGGACCGTGCACCTGGACCCGGAGTACCGGGTCGCGGGGCGCGACGTGTCGGCGTCGCTCGTCGTCCCCGAGTCCGTGGCCAGCGAGGCATGA
- a CDS encoding glycosyltransferase family 4 protein, with amino-acid sequence MPFVRGGAEQHQENLVQALTEAGHRVDLVRLPVAWEKGRLFDSPLAWRMVPIDADMVIATNFPSYFVQHPNKVVWLLHQHRGAYDGFAAGASWSDFALDDVSLEEQRLMTEWDVVALGEARRVFSNSGVVSDRLARFNGLPSTPLAHPPPLHDRLHPGTSGDYVLSVQRQEANKRPELLVDAMTEAPPGIRAVMAGRGELLDSLRDRVTQRGLQDRVALPGFVSDEELIDLYAHALAVVYVPEDEDYGYATLQAFYAGKPVICAADSGGVLDWVEDGVTGLVTDGTPSGVAAAVRRLAEDRPLAERLGAAGRERVAHLSWSDVVTRLTTS; translated from the coding sequence ATGCCCTTCGTCCGCGGCGGGGCCGAGCAGCACCAGGAGAACCTGGTCCAGGCGCTGACCGAGGCGGGGCACCGGGTCGACCTCGTGCGTCTGCCGGTCGCCTGGGAGAAGGGCCGGCTCTTCGACTCGCCTCTGGCCTGGCGGATGGTCCCCATCGACGCGGACATGGTCATCGCGACCAACTTCCCGTCCTATTTCGTGCAGCACCCCAACAAGGTGGTGTGGCTGCTGCACCAGCACCGCGGCGCCTACGACGGCTTCGCCGCCGGGGCCTCCTGGTCCGACTTCGCCCTCGACGACGTCAGCCTCGAGGAGCAGCGGCTGATGACCGAGTGGGACGTCGTGGCGCTCGGCGAGGCCCGGCGGGTGTTCAGCAACTCCGGCGTGGTCAGCGATCGCCTCGCCCGGTTCAACGGGTTGCCGAGCACACCGCTGGCCCATCCGCCTCCGCTGCACGACCGCCTGCACCCCGGCACCTCGGGCGACTACGTCCTGTCGGTGCAGCGACAGGAGGCCAACAAGCGGCCCGAGCTGCTGGTCGATGCCATGACAGAGGCGCCCCCGGGGATCCGGGCCGTCATGGCCGGCCGGGGTGAGCTGCTCGACTCGTTGCGCGACCGGGTCACCCAGCGCGGCCTGCAGGACCGCGTGGCGCTGCCCGGCTTCGTCTCCGACGAGGAGCTGATCGACCTCTACGCCCACGCACTCGCGGTGGTGTACGTGCCGGAGGACGAGGACTACGGCTACGCGACGCTCCAGGCCTTCTACGCCGGCAAGCCGGTGATCTGCGCCGCTGACTCCGGCGGCGTCCTGGACTGGGTCGAGGACGGGGTCACCGGGCTGGTGACCGACGGGACGCCCAGCGGTGTCGCCGCCGCGGTCCGGCGGCTGGCGGAGGATCGCCCGCTGGCCGAGCGTCTCGGCGCCGCCGGGCGCGAGCGCGTCGCGCACCTGTCCTGGAGCGATGTCGTGACGAGGCTGACCACGTCGTGA
- a CDS encoding glycosyltransferase has protein sequence MDDGVSALAGGTPERILVVSPYPPVRDGIAAYALQTVRALRRQGHHVEVLSPGPSAAHHHLDLVGPRGALALAKRVRDFDRVIVQFHPDFFYPDPASAASRLRESLALAVPFALAARLEVVVHEIDGRHGNPLRPDGLAARRLWALVDEVKVHTLSERDAFIRDFGVSPSRVSLVAHGADFTRHTHLDRTSARASLDVPEDVFVFLAIGFVQPSKGFDRAVEAFDGLASRGARLDVVGSVRVDDPDMLRYEADLADLCATVDGATLHSGYVSDELFDRWIVAADAVVLPYRNIWSSGVLERAGLFGVPVIATRVGGLTEQAAAQTDVRLVEDDDELRRAMVERLPVQELTPTMGWSAAATADDLHAAVQERVRARASRRPTAPGARRSAAVLDPVVALNSAPLRRLGRLGPPDTNHRLRPVRLVKRLLRRANAWQIDPLLHQINELQSATVLALESNRARAEQGPPPVAGRSPGD, from the coding sequence ATGGACGACGGCGTGAGCGCGCTGGCCGGTGGGACGCCCGAGCGCATCCTCGTGGTGTCGCCGTACCCGCCTGTCAGGGACGGCATCGCCGCGTACGCCCTGCAGACGGTGCGCGCGTTGCGGCGGCAGGGACACCACGTCGAGGTCCTCTCGCCCGGTCCTTCAGCAGCGCACCACCACCTCGACCTCGTCGGGCCGCGCGGCGCCCTGGCGCTGGCCAAGCGGGTCCGCGACTTCGACCGGGTGATCGTCCAGTTCCATCCCGACTTCTTCTACCCCGACCCGGCGAGCGCCGCCTCACGGTTGCGGGAGAGTCTGGCGCTGGCCGTCCCGTTCGCCCTGGCCGCCCGGCTGGAGGTCGTCGTGCACGAGATCGACGGTCGCCACGGGAACCCGCTGCGCCCCGACGGTCTGGCCGCCCGCCGGCTGTGGGCACTGGTCGACGAGGTGAAGGTGCACACCCTGTCCGAGCGGGATGCCTTCATCCGTGACTTCGGCGTCTCCCCGAGTCGGGTGAGCCTCGTGGCGCACGGGGCCGACTTCACCCGGCACACACACCTCGACCGCACGTCCGCGCGCGCCTCCCTGGACGTCCCCGAGGACGTCTTCGTCTTCCTGGCCATCGGCTTCGTCCAGCCGTCGAAGGGCTTCGACCGGGCGGTCGAGGCATTCGACGGCCTTGCCTCCCGGGGGGCCCGGCTGGACGTGGTGGGCTCCGTGCGGGTCGACGACCCGGACATGCTCCGGTACGAGGCCGATCTCGCCGACCTCTGCGCCACGGTCGACGGCGCCACCCTGCACAGCGGCTACGTCAGTGACGAGCTCTTCGACCGGTGGATCGTCGCCGCGGACGCGGTGGTCCTCCCGTACCGCAACATCTGGTCCTCGGGCGTGCTCGAGCGCGCCGGTCTGTTCGGCGTCCCGGTGATCGCCACCCGGGTGGGCGGCCTCACCGAGCAGGCCGCCGCGCAGACCGACGTCCGGCTGGTCGAGGACGACGACGAGCTGCGCCGGGCGATGGTCGAGCGACTGCCCGTCCAGGAGCTGACGCCCACGATGGGCTGGTCCGCGGCAGCAACGGCCGACGACCTGCACGCCGCGGTCCAGGAGCGGGTGCGGGCCCGGGCGTCCCGGCGTCCCACTGCCCCCGGAGCACGCCGGTCCGCCGCCGTGCTGGACCCGGTGGTGGCGCTGAACTCTGCGCCGTTGCGCCGTCTCGGGCGGCTCGGACCGCCGGACACCAACCACCGGTTGCGCCCGGTCCGACTGGTGAAGCGGCTGCTCCGCCGGGCGAACGCCTGGCAGATCGACCCGCTGCTCCACCAGATCAACGAACTCCAGTCGGCGACCGTGCTGGCGCTGGAGAGCAATCGCGCCCGGGCGGAGCAGGGGCCGCCGCCTGTCGCCGGCCGGTCGCCCGGCGACTGA
- a CDS encoding glycosyltransferase family 4 protein, with product MRIGLDATPLLGPRTGIGRYTAELLRALAARDGAAHGLPDELVATAFTLRGAADLQQVVPPGVEVRSRRVPARLLRALWSRVELPRVTWTTGRLDLFHATNFVLPPMGRTTGVVTVHDLSFLRVREAVDAASLAYRELVPRSIRRASLVLTPSDAVAEEVVDEYRLDPARVITTPLGVSPGWLTAGPPTAEWLAARGLPTDYVVAVGTLEPRKGLQTLVDAFRRLVQEDPAAPDLVLVGPPGWGAELELDRLPAGRVHLTGFLGDDALHQVVAGSRGLAFPSRYEGFGLPPLEALACGRPVVVSDLPVMREVLADHAAYVPVGEVEALVEALRALPAEPDAEAAARRRTHAARYTWEACASRTTQAYQLAQRHADPA from the coding sequence GTGCGGATAGGACTGGACGCGACCCCCCTCCTGGGCCCACGTACGGGCATCGGCCGGTACACCGCCGAGCTGCTCCGCGCACTGGCCGCTCGCGACGGTGCTGCCCACGGCCTCCCCGACGAACTGGTCGCCACGGCGTTCACCCTGCGCGGCGCCGCAGACCTCCAGCAGGTCGTGCCTCCCGGCGTCGAGGTGCGCAGCCGGCGGGTGCCCGCGCGGCTGCTGCGGGCCCTGTGGAGTCGCGTCGAGCTTCCCCGGGTGACCTGGACGACCGGTCGCCTGGACCTCTTCCACGCGACGAACTTCGTCCTGCCGCCGATGGGGAGGACCACGGGGGTGGTCACCGTGCACGACCTGTCGTTCCTGCGGGTCCGCGAGGCGGTGGACGCCGCCTCCCTCGCCTACCGGGAGCTCGTCCCCCGCAGCATCCGGCGGGCCTCGCTCGTGCTCACGCCGAGTGACGCGGTGGCCGAGGAGGTCGTCGACGAGTACCGGCTCGACCCGGCACGGGTGATCACCACGCCACTCGGCGTCTCACCGGGCTGGCTGACCGCCGGACCACCGACCGCCGAGTGGCTCGCGGCACGGGGGCTGCCGACCGACTACGTCGTGGCGGTCGGGACGCTGGAACCCCGCAAGGGCCTCCAGACCCTCGTCGACGCGTTCCGCCGGCTCGTCCAGGAAGACCCAGCTGCGCCGGACCTCGTGCTGGTCGGCCCGCCCGGCTGGGGTGCCGAGCTCGAGCTGGACCGGCTGCCGGCCGGGCGGGTTCACCTGACCGGTTTCCTCGGCGACGACGCGCTGCACCAGGTCGTCGCCGGCAGCCGGGGGCTCGCGTTCCCCTCCCGCTACGAGGGCTTCGGGCTGCCGCCGTTGGAGGCACTCGCCTGCGGTCGGCCGGTGGTGGTCAGCGACCTCCCGGTCATGCGGGAGGTGCTCGCCGACCACGCCGCCTATGTGCCGGTCGGGGAGGTGGAGGCCCTCGTGGAGGCCCTGCGTGCCCTGCCGGCGGAACCGGACGCCGAGGCGGCGGCCCGCCGCCGCACGCACGCCGCGCGGTACACATGGGAAGCTTGTGCGTCCCGTACGACACAGGCGTACCAGCTCGCTCAGCGACACGCCGACCCGGCCTGA
- a CDS encoding ABC transporter permease: MPGTDHVLQADVPGGVPAARHLAGDRPSLEDQPMEKVNQATPFWRGFGPTAVEIWQYRELLGQLVRKELKVKYKDSLLGFFWTLLRPLLYLLVYSVAIGVFLGSGRVIPQFGIYLFTGLLAWTLFTDIVGGCTGSIVGNAGLVKKVYFPRELFPLAVVGAGVVNFLLQAVILIAAYLFTWTWPSPSNLLLVPLALTALVLFATGLGLLLAAGNVFLRDITYLVEVGLLLWFWMTPIVYDWTKVQTTLTEDNSLTALFHLYLANPMANIVLAFQRALWPGGMTEKGQAFYYDGNLYLRLGVLIVVGMAFVWFAQRIFARSQGNFAQEL; the protein is encoded by the coding sequence ATGCCCGGGACCGATCACGTGTTGCAGGCCGACGTCCCGGGAGGTGTCCCGGCCGCGCGGCACCTCGCCGGGGACAGGCCGTCCCTCGAGGACCAGCCGATGGAGAAGGTCAACCAGGCGACACCGTTCTGGCGTGGCTTCGGGCCGACCGCCGTCGAGATCTGGCAGTACCGGGAACTGCTGGGCCAGTTGGTCCGCAAAGAGCTGAAGGTCAAGTACAAGGACAGCCTGCTGGGGTTCTTCTGGACCCTCCTCCGCCCGCTGCTCTACCTCCTGGTCTACAGCGTGGCGATCGGCGTCTTCCTGGGATCGGGCCGGGTGATCCCACAGTTCGGCATCTACCTCTTCACCGGCTTGCTCGCCTGGACGCTGTTCACCGACATCGTGGGTGGCTGCACCGGTTCGATCGTCGGCAACGCGGGACTGGTGAAGAAGGTCTACTTCCCGCGCGAGCTGTTCCCGCTGGCCGTCGTGGGCGCCGGGGTCGTCAACTTCCTGCTGCAGGCCGTCATCCTCATCGCGGCCTACCTGTTCACCTGGACCTGGCCCTCGCCGTCCAACCTGCTGCTCGTGCCCCTCGCGCTCACGGCCCTGGTGCTCTTCGCCACCGGCCTCGGCCTGCTCCTGGCGGCCGGCAACGTCTTCCTGCGCGACATCACCTACCTCGTCGAGGTCGGGCTGCTGCTGTGGTTCTGGATGACGCCGATCGTCTACGACTGGACCAAGGTGCAGACGACGCTGACCGAGGACAACTCGCTGACCGCCCTCTTCCATCTGTACCTTGCGAACCCGATGGCCAACATCGTGCTGGCGTTCCAGCGTGCGCTGTGGCCGGGCGGCATGACGGAGAAGGGGCAGGCCTTCTACTACGACGGCAACCTGTACCTGCGGCTCGGCGTGCTGATCGTCGTCGGCATGGCCTTCGTCTGGTTCGCCCAGCGCATCTTCGCCAGGTCGCAGGGCAACTTCGCGCAGGAGCTCTGA